TGCGGCCACCTAGGGCTAGCGGTGGTCGGACAAAGATAAAACTGGTGTACAACAAGGATTTTCGCACTCGCAGCGGCAGACGCTGGTAAGCGCACTCGGGCTTGCGCACGCGGCCGCGGCATTGCGTAGGCCGTAGACCACCAACGCCGGACCTCGTTAGCGCAACGCAGGTCTTGGCGGGGCGCCAGCGCGCAGCGCGTCAAAGAAAGCACGCTTTCTCAGCTAATTCGCAGCAGTTAGCCAGGGTGGTTACAGAGACTTGGGTCACTATAAGTGTCTGTGTTTCAACAACGTAGGCCGATGTCTACGTCAGCAGTGGCCAGCCAGGGTGCCATTAGTGCCCGCGCGTTTAAACCCGAGCGCCGAGCGTCAGCTTTTTAGGGAGCTTAGCGGTGGATTATGGGATGTTGCCGCCAGAGATCAACTCCGGCCGGATGTATGCGGGCGCGGGATCGGGCCCGCTGGTTGCGGCCGCCGCCGCCTGGGATGGGTTGACAACGGAGCTGAATTTCGCGGCGAGCTCGTATCGGGCGGCAGTGTCCGAGCTCACGAGTGGGCCGTGGGTGGGTCCGTCGTCGACGACGATGGCCGCCGCGGCGGATCCGTATATGTCGTGGATGAGCGCTACGGCCACCCGGGCCGAACAGACCGCCACTCAGCTCAAATCGGCGGTGGCGGCCTACGAAGCCGCATTTATGGCCACGGTGCCTCCGCCGGAGATCGAGGTCAACCGGGCGTTGTTGGCCTCGTTGGTGGCCACCAACATTTTGGGCCAGAACACCCCGGCGATCGCGGCCACCGAGGCGCAGTACGCCGAGATGTGGGCCCAGGATGCCGCGGCGATGTACGGCTATGCCGGCGCCTCGGCGGCCGCGACGAGGTTGACGGCCTTTGTCTCTCCACCACAGACCACCAACCCGGCCGGCGCGACCACCCAAGCCGCGGCAGCCACGGCCGGCCCGAGCGCGCAATCAGCGCTCTCGGCTGTGCCCAGCGCGCTGCAAAGCCTCTCGTCGGCTGCGGCGGTCGACCCGATTACCTGGTTGGAAAACCTACTTGGCGGCCCTACAGGAGCGGCCCTCAATAACTTCAGCGTCAATTTTGGGAACCTCGCTCTTACGGTCAGTGGGTTCTTGTTCGTCGCTTCAGGCATCACCCCGTTCATGGGCGGGCTGTACGGGCTCTTGGTGCCGGGGGCTATGGCGGCTGCGGCTGCTGACATAGCACCCGATGCCGGGCTGGGGGCCCTGGTGGGTTCGTACGACTCGGTGGCGGGCCTAGATGGTGCAGGGGTTTCGGCGGGCTTGGGCGAGGCGGCCTCGGTCGGCACGTTGTCGGTGCCGCGGTCGTGGACCTCCCCGGCGATCCGGCTTGCCGCCGGCGCATCGCCGTTGCCGAGTGCCGGGTTGGACGGCTTCCCACAGACCGTCACAGCCGAATCCGGAGGCTTCGTCGGCGGCATCCCGCCAGTGGGCAGCCTGGTCAACGCGCCTAGAGGCGAGCAGACCCGTGGTCGGTTCGGCTCGGGCCAAAAAGTCGTCCCGGCGATGCCTGGAGAATCGGGCGCCGACGCGCACACCCCGGTCCAGCCCGCGCCGCCGCAACGGCCTCGCCAGCATGTCGCCAGCGCGTTGAGCGAACGCGAACGCGAGGAACTCGACAAGCTGCGCAAGGAGATAGCCGAAGCGGCGATGGAACGAGATGCGGCAGCGCGCCTGATTAAGGAGGCGATGCTGTGATCGGCGTCGCGGATTTTGCGGCGCTGCCGCCGGAGATCAATTCCGGCCGCATGTATGCGGGGCCGGGATCGGGGCCGTTGGTGACGGCGGCGACGGCCTGGGGCACGTTGGCGACAGAGCTGAATTCGGCGGCCTTCTCATACCGCGCGGTGCTTTCTGGGTTAACGGATGGGCCGTGGGTGGGTCCGTCGTCGAGGTCGATGGCGGCCGCCGTGGCTCCGTATGTGTCGTGGCTGAGCGCCACCGCCGCGCACGCCGGGCAGACCGCCAGTCAGCTCGGGTCGGCCGTAGCTTCCTACGAGGCGGCGTTTGCGGCCACGGTGCCCCCGGCGGCGATCGAGGTCAACCGGGCGTTGTTGGCCTCGTTGGTGGCCACCAACATTTTGGGCCAGAACACCCCGGCGATCGCGGCCACCGAGGCGCAGTACGCCGAGATGTGGGCCCAGGATGCCGCGGCGATGTACGGCTATGCCGGCGCCTCGGCGGCCGCGACGAGGTTGACGGCCTTTGTCTCTCCACCCCAGACCACCAACCCGGCCGGCGCGACCACCCAAGCCGCAGCCGCCACGGCCGGCCCGAGCGCGCAATCAACGTTCTCGAGCGTGCCCAACCTGCTGCAGAGCCTTTCGTCCGGATCGTTTTCCGGATCTAATCCGCTTCTTGATTTCCTCAACAGCTATCCGATCCAGACGTTCAACCAATTCAGCACTTTGGTCGAGGGTTATGAAATCCTCTCCGAGGGTCTGAACTTCGATGCTTCCGGGCTGTGTTTGACCATCGCGCCGCCGATAGCTGCGTTCTGGAATCCGGTGGTCAGTGCGCTTTCGGCACCGGCGACCGCGGCTTCACACGTGTCTCCGGCCGGTAGCGGCCTGGCGGCGGGGCTGGGTTCCCCGGCCCTGGTGGATTCGTCTAATCCGGCGACGGGCCTGGGCAATGCCGGGGTGTCGGCGGGCCTGGGCCGGGCGGCGTCGGTCGGCACGCTGTCGGTGCCGCAGTCCTGGGGTACCGCGCCGGCGATCCGGCTGGCCGCCACCGCGTTCCCGGCCGCCGGGCTGGACGGTTTGCCACAGGCTGGTCCGGCCGGACCGGGCGGCTTCTATGGCGGCATGCCCCCGATGGGTCCGGTGGCAAGCGTCGTCAACGCGCCGCGCGGCGACCAGGGTCGCCTTCGAGCCGGCGCGCGTCACAAGGTGATCCCGGCGTTGGCGGGGGAGTCGGGCATGAACGACGACGCCGCGGCCGGCTGGGTCAAGCCGAACACGAATGCGGACGGCGACGAGGCGGTCAGCGAACGAGACGAACTCAACCAGCTGCGCAAAGCGATCGCCGACGTGACCAGGCAGCGCGATGTGCTCAAACGCACGGCCGCGACATTGATCAAGGAGGCGGCACAGAAGTAGCAAACTTGTCGCTTACCAATGTCCTAATGATGAAAATCGCTGTAGCACAACTTGTTTCGATGATTGGGGTCGGTTCAATTGTTTTTCGCAAAGTTCGCCGGGCCTGAGAAGAGCCTGGAGAGCGATTCGACGGTCGAGGTGACCTCCAATGGCGCGGACCACGCTCGGCTTCGGGCGAATCCGGGCACCGACTCGGCACCCGATGCCGTGCACGATGACGAGGATCTCGCCCAGCTCAAGGCGCTGGGATTCCAGTCGGAGTTCAGGCGCGAGATGAGCCCGTGGGCCAACTTCTCGTTGGGCTTTACCTACCTGTCGCCCGTGGTCGGCATCTACACAGTGTTCGCATTCGCGTTGGCCACCGCCGGTCCGCCGATGATCTGGAGCCTGCTGATCGTCGGCGCGGGGCAGATGCTAGTGGCGCTGGTCTTCAGCGAAGTGGTGGCACAATTCCCGGTGGCCGGTGGCGTCTATCCGTGGGCGCGACGGCTGTGGGGACGCAAATGGGCGTGGATGACGGGCTGGATCTACATGTTCTGCCTATTAGCGCTCATCGCCGACGCCGCCTTCGGCGCGGGCCCGTACGTGGCCGCCATGTTCGGCTTCGACCCTTCCGTGCAGGCCAAGATCTATTGCGCCCTGGCCGTATTGGCGGTGGCCACGCTCATCAACCTAACCGGCACCAAGGTGCTGGGCTACTTCGCGATCTTCGGCTTCAGCGCGGAGCTCATCGGCGCGCTGGTGGTCGGCGTTTGGCTGCTGCTCACGCACCGGCACCACGGGCTCGGTGTGCTGTTCCACAGCTTCGGCGCCGAAGGCAATCACAGCTTCCTCTCCGCGTTCCTGGCCGCCAGCCTGATCGGCCTCTACCAGTTCTTCGGATTCGAGGCATGCGGCGACGTTGCCGAGGAGGTCCGCAACCCGGGTGTGCAGATTCCAAAGGCGATGCGACGCACCATCTACATCGGCGGCGCCGCATCGACATTCGTCTGCCTGAGCCTGATCTTGTCGGTCGCCGACTTCGGCGCGGTAATCCGCGGCGAGGACACCAATCCGATCTCGACAGTTCTCACAAGCGCCTTCGGCGACATCGGATCCAGGATCGTGCTGGGTGTCGTGTTGATCTCGTTCGTGTCGTGCGCGCTGAGCCTGCAGGCGGCCGCCAGCCGGCTCATCTTCTCCTACGGCCGCGACGGCATGATCGTCGGTTCCCGGCTGTTGGCGCGATTCGACCGCAAGCGACATGTGCCGCCGTTCGCCCTGCTGGCCGCGGTCATCGTCCCGGCGACACTGATCATCGGTTCCATCGTCTCCGAACACCCGCTCAACAAACTCATCAGCTTCGGCACCGTCGGCGTCTATCTCGGCTTCCAGATGGTCGTGCTGGCCGCCCTGCGGGCCAGGATCAAAGGCTGGAAGCCAACCGGCAAATACCAGCTGGGCCGCTGGGGAATGCTCGTCAACGTCGGCGCCTTGCTCTACGGCGTCGCGGCCATCGTCAACGTCTGCTGGCCCCGAACACCCGATGCGCCCTGGTACGACAACTACGTGGTGCTGCTGATGTCGGGAATCATCATCGGGTTCGGCCTCTTGTACGTGGCGTTCAGCCGGGCCCACGTCAACAGCGATGCCCCACATGCTGACGCGATTCCATCGCGGTGAGGCGGCGGGGAGTGCGCCGGAGGTCGGGAATGCCCGCGGCGCCGAACGATCGACGGGTGTCGAAGCGCTGCCGCATTCTCGCGCCTTGCTTAGGCTGAGTCGAGGTGTCACCTACCGCTAGGGAATGGCAGGATCCGAGGACATGCTTCTTACGCCGCACGAGCAGGAGCGACTGCTGTTGTCTTACGCCGCCGAGCTGGCCCGTCGCCGCCGCGCCCGGGGCTTGCGCCTGAATCACCCGGAGGCGATTGCCGTCATCACCGACCACATCCTTGAAGGCGCGCGCGACGGCCGCACCGTCGCCGAGCTGATGGCAAGCGGCTGCAACGTGCTGGGCCGTGTCGACGTGATGGAGGGAGTGCCGGAGATGCTCGCCGACGTGCAGGTGGAAGCGACGTTTCCGGACGGCACCAAGCTGGTCACCGTCCATCACCCGATCGCATGATTCCCGGTGAAATCCTTTATGGCAGTGAGGATATCGAGATCAACGCCGCGGCACAGCGGCTGGAGATGCGGATCGTCAACACCGGCGACCGCCCCGTACAGGTCGGCAGTCACGTCCACCTGCCGCAGGCCAACGCGGCGCTGTCGTTCGATCGTGCCGCGGCCCATGGCTACCGCCTGGACGTTCCGGCGGCCACCGCGGTGCGCTTCGAACCCGGTGTGGCCCAGACCGTCCGGTTGGTCGCTCTGCGGGGACGGCGCGAGGTGCACGGCCTGACCCTAAACCCGCCCGGACGGCTCGACCCCTCATGACGCGGCTGTCCAGGGAACGCTACGCGCAGCTTTTCGGTCCCACCACCGGCGACCGGATCAGGCTGGCCGACACCGACCTGCTGGTCCAGATCACCGAAGACCGCAGCGGGGGACCGGGATTGGCCGGCGACGAGGCGGTGTTCGGCGGCGGCAAGGTGCTGCGCGAGTCGATGGGCCAGGGCCGGGCGACCCGGGCCGAGGGCGCGCCCGACACCGTCATCACCGGCGCGGTGATTATCGACTACTGGGGAATCATCAAGGCCGACATCGGGATTCGCGACGGTCGCATCGTCGCCATCGGCAAGGCCGGTAACCCCGACATCATGACGGGCGTGCATCCGGACCTGGCGGTCGGGCCGTCCACCGAAATCATCGGCGGCAACGGACGAATCCTCACCGCGGGCGCCGTCGACTGTCACGTGCACCTGATCTGCCCGCAGATTATCGTCGAAGCACTCGGCGCCGGGATCACGACGATCGTCGGCGGTGG
The nucleotide sequence above comes from Mycobacterium malmoense. Encoded proteins:
- a CDS encoding PPE family protein, which produces MDYGMLPPEINSGRMYAGAGSGPLVAAAAAWDGLTTELNFAASSYRAAVSELTSGPWVGPSSTTMAAAADPYMSWMSATATRAEQTATQLKSAVAAYEAAFMATVPPPEIEVNRALLASLVATNILGQNTPAIAATEAQYAEMWAQDAAAMYGYAGASAAATRLTAFVSPPQTTNPAGATTQAAAATAGPSAQSALSAVPSALQSLSSAAAVDPITWLENLLGGPTGAALNNFSVNFGNLALTVSGFLFVASGITPFMGGLYGLLVPGAMAAAAADIAPDAGLGALVGSYDSVAGLDGAGVSAGLGEAASVGTLSVPRSWTSPAIRLAAGASPLPSAGLDGFPQTVTAESGGFVGGIPPVGSLVNAPRGEQTRGRFGSGQKVVPAMPGESGADAHTPVQPAPPQRPRQHVASALSEREREELDKLRKEIAEAAMERDAAARLIKEAML
- a CDS encoding APC family permease, whose translation is MFFAKFAGPEKSLESDSTVEVTSNGADHARLRANPGTDSAPDAVHDDEDLAQLKALGFQSEFRREMSPWANFSLGFTYLSPVVGIYTVFAFALATAGPPMIWSLLIVGAGQMLVALVFSEVVAQFPVAGGVYPWARRLWGRKWAWMTGWIYMFCLLALIADAAFGAGPYVAAMFGFDPSVQAKIYCALAVLAVATLINLTGTKVLGYFAIFGFSAELIGALVVGVWLLLTHRHHGLGVLFHSFGAEGNHSFLSAFLAASLIGLYQFFGFEACGDVAEEVRNPGVQIPKAMRRTIYIGGAASTFVCLSLILSVADFGAVIRGEDTNPISTVLTSAFGDIGSRIVLGVVLISFVSCALSLQAAASRLIFSYGRDGMIVGSRLLARFDRKRHVPPFALLAAVIVPATLIIGSIVSEHPLNKLISFGTVGVYLGFQMVVLAALRARIKGWKPTGKYQLGRWGMLVNVGALLYGVAAIVNVCWPRTPDAPWYDNYVVLLMSGIIIGFGLLYVAFSRAHVNSDAPHADAIPSR
- a CDS encoding urease subunit beta gives rise to the protein MIPGEILYGSEDIEINAAAQRLEMRIVNTGDRPVQVGSHVHLPQANAALSFDRAAAHGYRLDVPAATAVRFEPGVAQTVRLVALRGRREVHGLTLNPPGRLDPS
- a CDS encoding PPE family protein, with protein sequence MIGVADFAALPPEINSGRMYAGPGSGPLVTAATAWGTLATELNSAAFSYRAVLSGLTDGPWVGPSSRSMAAAVAPYVSWLSATAAHAGQTASQLGSAVASYEAAFAATVPPAAIEVNRALLASLVATNILGQNTPAIAATEAQYAEMWAQDAAAMYGYAGASAAATRLTAFVSPPQTTNPAGATTQAAAATAGPSAQSTFSSVPNLLQSLSSGSFSGSNPLLDFLNSYPIQTFNQFSTLVEGYEILSEGLNFDASGLCLTIAPPIAAFWNPVVSALSAPATAASHVSPAGSGLAAGLGSPALVDSSNPATGLGNAGVSAGLGRAASVGTLSVPQSWGTAPAIRLAATAFPAAGLDGLPQAGPAGPGGFYGGMPPMGPVASVVNAPRGDQGRLRAGARHKVIPALAGESGMNDDAAAGWVKPNTNADGDEAVSERDELNQLRKAIADVTRQRDVLKRTAATLIKEAAQK
- a CDS encoding urease subunit gamma yields the protein MLLTPHEQERLLLSYAAELARRRRARGLRLNHPEAIAVITDHILEGARDGRTVAELMASGCNVLGRVDVMEGVPEMLADVQVEATFPDGTKLVTVHHPIA